The following coding sequences are from one Ruminococcus flavefaciens AE3010 window:
- the rpsQ gene encoding 30S ribosomal protein S17, whose protein sequence is MSTERNLRKTRVGKVVSDKMDKTVVVAIVDNVKHPLYKKIIKRTVKLKAHDENNECRIGDRVEVMETRPLSKDKRWRVTNIIEKAK, encoded by the coding sequence ATGTCTACTGAGAGAAACCTTAGAAAAACAAGAGTAGGTAAGGTTGTAAGCGATAAGATGGATAAAACCGTCGTAGTTGCTATCGTTGATAACGTTAAACACCCGCTTTATAAGAAGATCATCAAGCGTACCGTTAAGCTTAAGGCTCACGATGAAAACAATGAGTGCAGAATCGGTGACCGCGTTGAGGTTATGGAAACACGTCCGCTTTCAAAGGATAAGAGATGGCGTGTAACAAATATCATTGAAAAGGCTAAGTAA
- the rplP gene encoding 50S ribosomal protein L16 has product MLLPKRVKYRRVHRGRMKGKACRGNFVAYGDYGIQALEPAWITSNQIESARIAMTRYIKRGGQVWIKIFPDKPVTKKPAEVRMGSGKGAPEFWVAVVKPGRVLFEIKGVPEETAREAMRLAMHKLPIKCKFVSKAEQEVEQ; this is encoded by the coding sequence ATGCTGCTTCCAAAGAGAGTTAAATACCGCAGAGTCCACAGAGGACGTATGAAGGGTAAGGCATGCAGAGGAAACTTTGTAGCATACGGTGATTACGGTATTCAGGCACTTGAGCCTGCTTGGATCACATCCAACCAGATCGAGTCTGCCCGTATCGCTATGACACGTTATATCAAGAGAGGCGGTCAGGTTTGGATCAAGATATTCCCTGACAAGCCAGTAACTAAGAAACCGGCTGAAGTACGAATGGGTTCAGGTAAGGGTGCTCCTGAGTTCTGGGTAGCAGTAGTTAAACCGGGCCGTGTACTTTTCGAGATCAAGGGCGTACCTGAGGAAACTGCAAGAGAAGCTATGCGTCTCGCTATGCACAAGCTTCCTATCAAGTGTAAATTCGTATCTAAAGCAGAGCAGGAGGTTGAGCAGTAA
- a CDS encoding type Z 30S ribosomal protein S14, translating into MAKKAMINKQQRTPKYSTRAYNRCKICGRPHAYLRKFGICRICFRELAHDGQIPGVKKASW; encoded by the coding sequence ATGGCTAAGAAGGCAATGATCAATAAGCAGCAGAGAACTCCCAAGTATTCCACAAGAGCTTACAACAGATGTAAGATCTGTGGCAGACCGCACGCATATCTCAGAAAGTTCGGCATCTGCCGTATCTGTTTCAGAGAGCTTGCACACGACGGTCAGATTCCTGGTGTTAAAAAGGCAAGCTGGTAA
- the rpmC gene encoding 50S ribosomal protein L29, with amino-acid sequence MKASEIREMSVDELNEKLASLKEELFALRFQLAINQLDNTARLKAVKKDIARIKTSLREAELAAQQ; translated from the coding sequence ATGAAGGCATCAGAAATCAGAGAAATGTCAGTTGATGAGCTCAACGAGAAGCTCGCCAGCCTCAAGGAAGAGCTCTTCGCTCTCCGCTTTCAGCTGGCAATCAATCAGCTTGATAATACAGCAAGACTCAAGGCTGTAAAGAAGGATATTGCACGCATCAAGACATCTCTGCGTGAGGCAGAGCTTGCTGCACAGCAGTAA
- the rplV gene encoding 50S ribosomal protein L22: MEARAYLRNARISPRKVQIVLDLIRNKPVDLALATLDLTPKAASPIVAKLVKSAQANAENNFSMDKDNLVVSECFVTPGPIMKRIMPRAQGRAYRILKRTSHITVVLKEKE, encoded by the coding sequence ATGGAAGCAAGAGCTTATTTAAGAAATGCTCGTATATCACCCAGAAAGGTGCAGATCGTACTGGATCTTATCAGAAACAAGCCTGTTGATCTCGCTTTAGCTACTTTAGATCTTACTCCTAAGGCTGCAAGTCCTATCGTTGCAAAGCTTGTTAAGTCCGCTCAGGCAAATGCTGAGAACAACTTCAGCATGGATAAGGATAATCTCGTGGTTTCAGAGTGCTTCGTTACACCGGGACCTATCATGAAGAGAATCATGCCGAGAGCACAGGGCAGAGCATATAGAATTTTAAAGAGAACTTCACACATCACAGTCGTTCTCAAGGAAAAAGAATAA
- the rplF gene encoding 50S ribosomal protein L6, whose translation MSRIGKMPISVPAGVEIKNENNLITVKGPKGQLSRQFSPELGISVEDGTLTVTRPSDDKRHRALHGLTRTLINNMVEGVTNGYSKTLEIEGVGYRAAKSGNKVTLNLGYSHPVVLEETDAIKLDVPQPNKIIVSGIDKQAVGQFAAEIREKRPPEPYKGKGIRYEGEHIIRKEGKAGKGKK comes from the coding sequence ATGTCAAGAATCGGTAAAATGCCCATCAGCGTTCCTGCAGGTGTAGAGATCAAGAACGAAAACAATCTTATCACTGTAAAGGGACCAAAGGGTCAGCTTTCAAGACAGTTCAGTCCTGAACTCGGCATCAGCGTTGAGGACGGTACTTTAACAGTAACAAGACCAAGCGACGACAAGCGTCACCGCGCACTTCACGGTCTTACAAGAACACTTATCAACAACATGGTTGAGGGTGTAACAAACGGATATTCAAAGACTCTCGAGATCGAGGGTGTCGGCTACCGTGCTGCAAAGAGCGGCAACAAGGTAACACTTAACCTTGGTTACTCACATCCTGTTGTACTTGAGGAAACAGACGCTATCAAGCTTGACGTTCCTCAGCCAAACAAGATCATCGTAAGCGGTATCGACAAGCAGGCTGTAGGTCAGTTTGCAGCTGAAATACGCGAAAAGCGTCCACCTGAGCCATACAAGGGCAAGGGTATCAGATACGAAGGCGAGCATATCATCCGCAAGGAAGGTAAAGCCGGTAAGGGTAAGAAGTAA
- the rplE gene encoding 50S ribosomal protein L5 — protein sequence MASLKDFYVSDVAPALMKKFGYKSVMQIPKLDKVIINVGAGEAKDNAKVIDAIMTDLAAITGQKPVICRAKKSIANFKLREGMPIGVKVTLRGERMYEFVNKLFNVAFPRVRDFRGISANSFDGKGNYSTGIKEQLIFPEIEYDKIDKVRGMDINFITTAQTDEEARELLSLMGAPFIK from the coding sequence ATGGCAAGTTTAAAGGATTTTTATGTTAGCGACGTTGCTCCTGCACTTATGAAGAAGTTCGGCTATAAGAGTGTTATGCAGATCCCGAAGCTCGACAAGGTGATCATCAATGTCGGCGCAGGTGAAGCAAAGGACAACGCAAAGGTCATCGACGCTATCATGACCGATCTGGCAGCAATCACAGGTCAGAAGCCTGTAATCTGCAGAGCAAAGAAGTCAATTGCTAACTTCAAGCTCCGTGAGGGAATGCCCATCGGCGTAAAAGTAACCCTCAGAGGCGAGAGAATGTATGAGTTCGTAAACAAGCTCTTCAACGTTGCGTTCCCACGTGTACGTGACTTCAGAGGAATCAGTGCAAACTCATTCGACGGCAAGGGCAACTATTCCACAGGTATCAAGGAACAGCTTATCTTCCCTGAGATCGAGTACGATAAGATCGACAAGGTAAGAGGTATGGATATAAACTTCATCACAACAGCACAGACCGATGAAGAGGCAAGAGAGCTCCTTTCACTTATGGGCGCTCCGTTCATCAAGTAA
- the rpsH gene encoding 30S ribosomal protein S8, whose protein sequence is MQITDTIADLLTRIRNANTAKHATVDVPASRVKKDITQILVDEGYVKGFQLIEDGKQGVIRITLKYGDNKSPVITGLRRVSKPGLRIYSSCADMPKVRKGLGIAIVSTSKGIVTDKKARELNVGGEVLAYIW, encoded by the coding sequence ATGCAGATAACTGATACAATCGCTGATCTTTTAACAAGAATTCGCAATGCGAATACTGCAAAGCACGCCACTGTTGACGTTCCCGCTTCAAGAGTAAAGAAGGACATCACACAGATCCTCGTAGATGAGGGCTATGTAAAGGGCTTCCAGCTCATCGAAGACGGAAAGCAGGGTGTTATCAGGATCACGCTTAAATACGGCGACAACAAGTCTCCCGTTATAACAGGCCTTAGAAGAGTTTCTAAGCCCGGTCTGCGTATCTATTCAAGCTGCGCAGATATGCCAAAGGTAAGAAAAGGCCTTGGTATCGCAATCGTTTCAACTTCAAAGGGAATCGTAACTGACAAGAAGGCAAGAGAGCTCAATGTCGGCGGCGAAGTCCTCGCATACATCTGGTAA
- the rpsC gene encoding 30S ribosomal protein S3: protein MGQKVNPHGLRVGVIKDWDSRWYANKSDFGNALVEDYNVRNYIKKSLYAAGVPRIEIERFADKVRIHIHCAKPGIVIGRGGAEIEKLRAQLEKMMNKQVFINIIEVKQPDMDSQLVAEKIALDLENRVSFRRAMKQSIGRTMRLGAKGIKVKVSGRLAGAEIARSESYHEGTIPLQTIRADIDYGFAEADTTYGKLGVKVWIYKGEVLKGDAAKAAAQREKLERKNDTRNNDRRRRDDKRDGNNNRRGGNRNFNRDAKREGGNQ from the coding sequence ATGGGCCAGAAAGTTAATCCACACGGTCTTCGTGTCGGCGTTATAAAGGATTGGGATTCTCGTTGGTATGCAAACAAGTCTGATTTCGGCAATGCCCTCGTAGAGGATTACAACGTTCGTAACTACATCAAGAAGAGCCTGTACGCTGCAGGTGTTCCAAGAATCGAGATCGAGCGTTTTGCTGATAAGGTCAGAATCCACATCCACTGCGCTAAGCCCGGTATCGTAATCGGCAGAGGCGGCGCAGAGATCGAGAAGCTCAGAGCACAGCTCGAGAAGATGATGAACAAGCAGGTTTTCATCAACATCATTGAAGTTAAGCAGCCTGATATGGACAGCCAGCTCGTTGCTGAAAAGATCGCTCTCGACCTCGAGAACAGAGTATCTTTCAGAAGAGCTATGAAGCAGTCGATCGGCAGAACAATGCGTCTTGGCGCAAAGGGTATCAAGGTCAAGGTTTCAGGCAGACTTGCCGGTGCCGAGATCGCAAGAAGCGAGAGCTACCACGAGGGTACTATCCCGCTCCAGACTATCCGTGCTGATATCGACTACGGTTTCGCTGAGGCTGATACAACATACGGCAAGCTTGGCGTAAAGGTTTGGATCTATAAGGGCGAGGTTCTCAAGGGCGATGCTGCTAAGGCTGCTGCTCAGAGAGAAAAGCTCGAGAGAAAGAACGATACAAGAAATAATGACAGACGCCGCCGTGACGACAAGCGTGACGGAAACAACAACAGAAGAGGCGGAAACAGAAATTTCAATCGTGACGCTAAAAGAGAAGGAGGTAACCAGTAA
- the rplN gene encoding 50S ribosomal protein L14: protein MIQMQTYLKVADNTGAKELMCIRVLGGTRRRYANIGDVVVASVKKATPGGVVKKGDVVKAVIVRSAKGLRREDGTYIRFDENAAVIIKEDKNPKGTRIFGPVAKELREKEYTKILSLAPEVL from the coding sequence GTGATACAGATGCAGACTTATCTTAAAGTCGCTGATAACACAGGCGCTAAGGAGCTTATGTGTATCAGAGTTCTGGGAGGTACACGCAGAAGATATGCAAATATCGGCGATGTAGTAGTTGCTTCAGTAAAGAAAGCAACACCCGGAGGCGTTGTAAAGAAGGGCGATGTTGTAAAGGCAGTTATCGTTCGTTCAGCAAAGGGTCTCAGAAGAGAGGACGGTACTTACATCCGTTTCGATGAGAACGCTGCTGTTATTATTAAGGAAGACAAGAACCCCAAGGGAACCCGTATTTTCGGACCTGTTGCTAAGGAGCTCCGTGAAAAGGAATACACAAAGATCCTCAGCCTTGCCCCTGAAGTTCTTTAA
- the rplR gene encoding 50S ribosomal protein L18 — MIKKFDSNKARLKRHRRVRAKISGTPERPRLNVFRSTKHIYAQLIDDVNGVTLASASSMDKGFEGNGGNVEGARKVGEMIAKNAADKGISEVVFDRGGYLYHGRVKELAEGARENGLKF, encoded by the coding sequence ATGATAAAGAAATTTGACAGCAATAAGGCAAGATTAAAGAGACACCGCAGAGTTCGTGCAAAGATCTCAGGAACTCCCGAGCGTCCCCGTCTCAATGTGTTCCGTTCAACAAAGCACATCTATGCTCAGCTCATCGATGATGTAAACGGCGTTACTCTTGCTTCTGCATCAAGCATGGATAAGGGCTTTGAGGGCAACGGCGGCAACGTTGAGGGTGCTCGCAAGGTCGGCGAGATGATCGCTAAGAACGCAGCTGATAAGGGAATCAGCGAAGTAGTTTTCGACAGAGGCGGCTACCTCTACCACGGAAGAGTCAAGGAACTCGCAGAGGGTGCACGTGAAAACGGATTAAAGTTCTAA
- the rplX gene encoding 50S ribosomal protein L24, whose product MNNLHVKTGDTVILLTGKYEDKFDSKGDRKTGKVVEVSPKENKVIVEGINMITKHVKPTRMGEKGGIIKTEAPVYACKVQLVCPKCGKPTRVGHVVEDGKKLRVCKKCGKSFE is encoded by the coding sequence ATGAATAATTTACACGTTAAAACCGGTGACACTGTAATCCTTCTCACCGGCAAATACGAGGATAAGTTCGACAGCAAGGGCGACAGAAAGACAGGTAAGGTCGTAGAAGTAAGCCCTAAGGAGAACAAGGTCATCGTTGAGGGAATCAACATGATCACAAAGCACGTAAAGCCTACAAGAATGGGCGAAAAGGGCGGCATCATCAAGACAGAGGCTCCCGTTTACGCTTGCAAGGTACAGCTCGTTTGCCCTAAGTGCGGCAAGCCCACAAGAGTTGGACACGTTGTAGAGGACGGCAAGAAACTCCGCGTTTGCAAGAAGTGCGGAAAGTCTTTTGAATAA